aataataaaaaaaatataatttaacgacgatcttagttttgacgctcgtaaggcgcgtacgggcctaacgagcgtcgaaactaagttcgtcgttaaaaaatattttttttttattatttagtcgaagtcgaaccgtaaggcgcgtaggtctctaacgagcgtcgaaactaagatcgtcgttaaaatataaaacttcgatcttagtttcgacgctcgttagggacctacgcgccttacggttcaacatggactaaataataaacaaaatatatattttaaggatgaacttagtttcgacgctcgttaggcccgtacgcgccttacggacgacgtcggctaaataatattttcttattatttagtcgacgtcgtctgtaaggcgcgtacgggcttaacgagcgtcgaaactaagttcgtcgttaaaatatatattttctttttattatttagtcgaagtcgaaccgtaaggcgcgtaggtccctaacgagcgtcgaaactaagctcgtcattttatattttaacgacgaacttatttcgacgctcgttagggacctacgtgACTTACGGTTCGACatggactaaataataaaaaaatataatttaacgacgatcttagttttgacgctcgtaaggcgcgtacgggcctaacgagcgtcgaaactaagttcgtcgttaaaaaatatttttttttattatttagtcgaagtcgaaccgtaaggcgcgtagatccctaacgagcgtcgacagaaaactgttttttttaatagaaaatattttttttttaaacttaaattgtttttttaaacAGAAAACTGTTTTTTAAAATAGAAtttttttaaacagatttatttttttaaacagaattttttttaaacagattttttttaattatttagtcCAAGTCGAACCGTatggcgcgtaggtccctaacgagcgtcgaaactacgatcgttgttaaaatataaaacttcgatcttagtttcgacgctcgttagggacctacgcgccttacggttcgacttcgactaaattataaaaaaatatatattttaacgacgaacttagttttgacgctcgttaggcccgtacgcgccttacggacgacgtcgactaaataaaaaatattatttagtcgacgtcgtccgtaaggcgcgtacgggcctaacgagcgtcgaaactaagttcgtcgttaaaatatatatttttttattatttagtcgaagtcgaaccgtaaggcgcgtaggtccctaacgagcgtcgaaactaagttcgtcgttttatattttaacgacgaacttaattcgacgctcgttagggacctacacGACTTACGGTTCGACATggactaaataataaaagaaatataatttaacgacgatcttagttttgacgctcgtaaggcgcgtacggtcctaacgagcgtcgaaactaagttcgtcgttaaaatttatattttttttattatttagtcgaagtcgaaccgtaaggcgcgtaggtctctaacgagcgtcgaaactaagttcgtcgttttatattttaacgacgaacttagtctcgacgctcgttagggacctacgcgccttacggttcgacttcgactaaataataaaaaatatattttaacgacgaacttagtttcgacgctcttAGTCGATGTCGTCTGATTATTATTTACTGACTGGTTTCCTTTTGTGCAGGTATTTGCACAAAATGATTTCCACTTCGATCACTGCTCGAATCAGAAGTCGGGAGTGCTGCACCAGTGGTGatttatttttcttatattgccTCTTATACAAGAGGCCGTGCGCTCTCGCCTTCGGGTTGGCGCAGTACATCGCCTCCGCGCATCATCGACAGGAGCGCAGACAGTTATTCGGCGGCGCCTACGTGACTAGGATAGCCCTTTCGTTGGGCTATCATCCGGAGAATGACCGCGCCCATGTAGGCCCGGCGGCACAGCCGAAGCGGATGGGGAGGACCACATTATCCGGAATGCACGTTACCAAAGACTTCCCAGACGGGAAGCGGTTTAAGAAGTTGGACGGCACACAATACATGCTTACACAGCTGCTGGAACAGTTCCCACCGTTTTTCCCCCGCACGATCCGGAGGCGCCGGAGCCGCATGAGCCGGTCGTCGTCATTCCGCAGCCACCACCGCCGCGTGGACCACCCGGGGTGCCTCAGTTCCCACGCCATGTTTGGCCCGGTCCTGACCCATCACATCAGCGGCTGCTTCGGTACGTTGAAAGGAACAACTATTTGTTGGAGTGGGTGGCTGCGGCGCTGCAGCAGCAGCGACAGCATGACGGGTTACCTCCACTACCCTTCATTACGGATGCGGAATGGGATCAGCAGCAGGAGCAGCGGCAGTAgtattttatcaatttatcattTTGTTATGTATGCACAAACTTTTCTTGCATATATCAAACTTTCGGTGTACATAAAAAACTTTTGCTGTAAACGGTTTAACATATTCGAACAGTACCCGGGTATTTCCACTTATTTAAGCTATAATATTTTAAAGTTATCCGTATATAcgcttttcaaaattttaacatTATACGCTTTTCGACGACATCGACTAAATAAATAaacgacgacgtcgactaaataataaaaaaaacattatatatttttaactcgTTATATATTTTAAGCGAGTTAACGTTGTAACCGGGTGCGAATTTATACAACAAGTAGGCCGAATGTTGAAACAAAATTCTGGcagtttatatacgctgcgtattgacctctaCGCAGCGTGTATAAACCTAGTAAAAATCTGATGcgtcaaacctaccaaaatgaccccaaattttctgatgttttatATACGCAGCGTAGACACACCTTGTTTTCTGGGCAATGATTGGTTATCAGACACTGAGATCCATGGTTTATCTACGCAACGTAGAGGTCAATATGCTGCGTATATGGTTAAccctatacgcagcgtattgacatctacgctgcgtagataaaccctaGTTTTATTAGGgttttgctagggtttggtgtgccaatagacactttagtgtgccaataggcacaacCTAAAGTAAATGGGAAAAAAAAACAAGTGTTCAACATTGAAATGGATTAATTAATCAAGAAGCAAATGTAGTTTTATTGGGGGCAAATTTCACAGAAAGCTAGCTAATTCTGGTTTGCATTTACTAGAGTTAATAAAGTTAGACTAAATAAATTAAAGGAAAAtgactttttgattttttttaattaatgttAGGTAACATCTAAACTTTTCTCAACTAACTAGCAAAGTTAATATAGAAAAGTTAGAAAGTGATTACAATAAACTAGAAACCCATAACCAACTAAATTACACAGCATACAacatttgtaactgtttgataATTTTGAAAGTGCATTTAGTTAATTTTGAATTTCATTATTAATGCATATAAAGCATGCGCCCTTTATAATGCACTACTTGGCTACAAATTACTTTTATCAAGAACAAATTCATCTCAATTCTGTCCCCTTCTTCCCATGGCTTTCCTTTTAAACTTAATCTTTGTTTTTCCATTACTCATTTTCATTTACTTTCTAACTGTTCTATATGTATCCCTAAACAAGAATAACATCATCCCTACAAACTGGCCAATTTTTGGAATGCTACCAAAGACATTAATGAATTCCCACAGAATCTACGACTACATCACCGAAATTCTGGCATTTAGTGGCGGTACGTTCCAGTTCAAAAGCTCCGTGTTCCAAAAGACGAGTAAGTTTTGCACTGCGAATCCTTTGGACGTTCATCACATTTTGAGCAAAAACTTCAGTAATTATCCAAGAGGCAATGCATTTCGTGAGATATTCGATATCCTTGGAGATGGATTCTCTAATACTGATGGAGACATATGGCAATTTCACCATAATACAATCATGTCTCTCTTCAAGTCCCCTAGTTTTCACACCCTCTTGGAAGAAACTATTTGGAACAAAGTGGAGAAAGGGTTAATGCCTGTACTTGAATATGTTTCCAAGCAAGAGGTGGAGATAGATTTACAAGACATATTTCAGAGGTTTGCTTTTGACACAATATGTTTATTGCTTTTTGACAGCGATCCTAAAAGCATGTCTCGTGATTTTCCTTGTATTCCATGCGAGAAAGCTTTGTCAGAGATCGAAGAAGCGATCTTGCACAGGTACATCCTGCCCCCAAGGTTTTGGAAAATTCAAAACGTGCTTGGAATGGGGCATGAGAAGAAGTTAAGTAATGCATGGGAAACCGTTGATGAGTTTATATATAAGTGCTTAGCAGAAAAACGAAAAGAGTTCAGTAAATTAAACTCTGGAACTGAAGAGGAGGAGTTCAGATTATCTACAGCTTTTTTAAGATCATATAAAGGCCAAAGTGGGAGTTCTGGTGATCAAAATAAGTTTCTGAGGGACACTTTACTGAATTTATTGGTTGCAGGAAGAGATACCAACAGCAGCACTCTATCTTGGCTCTTTTATCTTCTTTCCAAAAATCCAATGGTAGTAAATAAGATCTTTGAGGAGCTTCAAACCCAACTTAAAGGGAAAGATATCCATGCAATAGAGTTAAACAAACTAGTTTATCTTCATGGTGCATTATGTGAATCCTTAAGGCTATTCCCTCCTGTTCCTTTTCAAATTAAAACTCCATCACAACCTGACGTCCTTCCAAGCGGACAACGAGTTGATCACAACACCTCAATTATCCTATCTTTTTATAGCATGGGAAGGATGAAATCGATATGGGGGGAGGATTGCATGGAGTTTAAGCCCGAAAGATGGATTTCAGTTGGGGGAGGGATCAACCATCAACCATCATACAAGTTCCCTGCATTTAATGCTGGGCCAAGAACTTGTTTGGGTAAGCACATGAGTTTCACTCAGATGAAGATAGTGGCAGCTACCATCATATATCATTACCATGTGGATATTGTAGAAGGGCAACTTGTGTTTCCAAGTGACTCCATCATACTCAAGATGAAGAATGGATTAAGAGCAAGGTTAACTAAAAGGAGTGAGGTAAAAGCCTGACATTAGATAGAAATATTCCAAATAAACCTTTGGCTAATGTATGAAGTGGTCAGAGCCGTTCCTACGTTTTCGATGCTCTCATTATGTAATATTGTCAAGCAAGTTACTAATTAATTGTGTGACTGTAATTTCTCTAAAATAAAGAGATTCTTAGATGTTATTCAATGTACAAGAAAATCATTTATCAATATGGTATAAGAGCGTTATTGCTCTTATGACTGGATCATTATGCTTATTTGTGCACCAATACCCAatcttattaaaaaaaaaacagaataacAAATTCAACAATTATATGTAGGAATCAGACACTGACCCTGGATTTTAAAATCTGGAACATTTTACAAACGCTAGTGGAAGAATACTCCGAAGAAAAAGAATACATGAGAATTTGTTGGCTTTATTCGGGTTTGTTTACGGGTCACGCGGTTCACGGATACGGGTTCGTTTACGAGTCAAACAGGCCAAGAATTGTTTGACAGAATCTTATTAGAATAATGGGATTATATCCATGATTTCAAGGCTGCACATGTTTAATTAAACAAAACGTGTTGTGCTGACCGGTTTATATGGCACTGTATGTTAGGTAGAAAAAGTCCTTAGTTGTACGAGTCATAGGTTGAATCAGTATTTTACTGCACTTTTAATTCCCACGTTGTATTGTGTATGGCTATTTAAAAGCCTTCTTGTTTATTAAATGAGATACCCCTCGTAATCAGAgagcatttttcttctttcaTATTATATCACATTTTTCATACATATTCACGTACATAGTGAGTTTGTGTATaaagtgtgttgtgtgattgggCCTGAtccaacatttggtatcagagcctagggctcGAGAAGATCGGAGGAAGCCTCCGCCGCCGGCGGGTGTGTCGGTCGGTGGAGGGCAGGCGTAAACGAAGCGTTCGGGACAGAAGGGTGCTGTTTCTAGTCTGTTTAGCAGCCGTAATCGGAGGCGTTATGGTGTTTCGGTCGGCCGTTGTTGTGGTAGACGTACCGGTTAAGACGACGGGGGTGACCGGTGATAAACACTTGTGTTCCGTGGCTGTTAGTAGTGATGAAAGGAGGAAGAACGTGGCTGTTCGGTTGTTAGTTGCGGGTTTGCGCGGCTGGTATACAACCGGTGATAACAGTAGATGGTGAGAACGGTTGCCTTGATCGGTTGTTCGTGATAAGAGGAGACCGACGTGATGCGTGAAAAATGTGCAGAATGGATCCGTCAAAGCAGGTGGCTTTGGATTCGTCTCGTTTGGCAAGGTGAGAAAACGGAAGAAGCGGGTGGCTTGTTTTCTTTGTCGGTGGAGAGCCTCTTGAACAAGGGTGATCGGAAAAAGGTAAAGAAAGAAAAAACACGGTGTAACATTATGGTGTTGGAGTTCAAATCGGGTGACTTGGATGTGACCGGGTGGGTCATTGATCCGTGATGAGTCAAGATGTGAATGGACGGTTCCAGCGTGATGCCATGTTACATGTTACGGGCGTGGTGTTTTTTTATTCGGGTTGAACCGAGACATTGGACGTGATCGAGGTGAAGATCGGGTGTCCGTTAGATGTCATAGTGGTTCGAAACCGAGGTGATTTGGCGCTGCGGTGAAGGCGTAAACAAACACCGACtaagggggtgattgttggcTTTATTCGGGTTTGTTTACGGGTCACGCGGTTCACGGATACGGGTTCGTTTACGAGTCAAACAGGCCAAGAATTGTTTGACAGAATCTTATTAGAATAATGGGATTATATCCATGATTTCAAGGCTGCACATGTTTAATTAAACAAAACGTGTTGTGCTGACCGGTTTATATGGCACTGTATGTTAGGTAGAAAAAGTCCTTAGTTGTACGAGTCATAGGTTGAATCAGTATTTTACTGCACTTTTAATTCCCACGTTGTATTGTGTATGGCTATTTAAAAGCCTTCTTGTTTATTAAATGAGATACCCCTCGTAATCAGAgagcatttttcttctttcaTATTATATCACATTTTTCATACATATTCACGTACATAGTGAGTTTGTGTATaaagtgtgttgtgtgattgggCCTGATCCAACAGAATTAACCACtataaacaagaaaaaaaaacatgtaaaTTTAGACTTCATAAAAGTTGTGCAACTTAATGTTAAATCATGTCTAGATAAACCTTCACTCACACACACACGCCGCTTGTCCCACTCTTTCACCCCCAAAGTTTTGGCGAGACGTTAATACCTTTTAGCAGACACCGTGTAGTTCTAATTACTATTTTGTTCCGGCGTTCCACCACTTAGTTTTGCTATGGAGTGTAAGGGGTTGATAATTGTCGAAGTATGCGATGAGTTTCACAAAATATCTTGAATTGATTTGAGGTAAATCCTCCTTCTCTATCGACTCTTAAGGTCTTAATTTTATGATCATCTACCAGAAGAAACACATACTTTTTACTACTCTGTGTTGTTGTGAGATAGGTCACATATCCATTTGAGGTAAACCCTCCTCCTCATGGTATTCGTTTTTGGATGCCTTTTTATCATATCATACTATGAAAGAAGGATGAATTCTCATCCCCCTCTTGCACCTATATAACCTTCGCCCTTTGTTTTAAGTCCTCcatacactactagaaaactgctactATTCCTACCAAAATTTCCAACACATTTCCTACGAACGAAAATGCCGACACTTTTCCCACTGTTGGTTCAGGTCCCACAACACACTCACAATCACATTCTCACGTAAGTATGTATATTAGAGAATTGGAAGCTGAAAGATTTTATGCAGAAGGGTTGTTCATTCAATAAATCAAATTGGCTATTGCCTTACACATACAAAAGAATATGGGGAATTTACCAAATTAGCCAAGAATAAACTTTGACCACCAAATTAGCCATTTGATGCCTCCTTGGAGCAGGGCATCACGGATTCAAATGTGCGGGATGCCTCTTTCAAGACCCCTCATGCCTCTTTAGATATGGAAGTGACACGTGTCTCAATGATTAGGTAGACTCCTCCAATGCCCCTCAGCAGACTCATCCAATGCCTCAGCAGACTCTTCCAATGCCCCTCAGCAGACTCTTCCAATGCCTCAGGTATGAGTTAAAATTTTATGTGGGACCTACCACCCACTTCATcttcaccaccaccgccaccactaccaccaccaccgccaccgccaccgccaccgccaccaaaGGAATACCGCAGCAGCAAGTGAAGTAATTATATTGTACGATGTGCATGTTTAGTTGTACTTTACATAAAAAGAAAACTTGACCTTGGAAAAGAAGCCTTCTGTGAGATGAAGTTGTTGTTGTATTTGTTGTATTTATACAAGGCAAATACTTGTTTGATGAATATGAACCTGAAGTTAAACAACACTTGAAGATCGATGCTGTGTAACATATTTCATATTCAATGATGATGGATTGGAGGTTACCTGAAAGAAACTGAAACTGAAAC
This genomic stretch from Helianthus annuus cultivar XRQ/B chromosome 8, HanXRQr2.0-SUNRISE, whole genome shotgun sequence harbors:
- the LOC110872248 gene encoding alkane hydroxylase MAH1, translating into MNSHRIYDYITEILAFSGGTFQFKSSVFQKTSKFCTANPLDVHHILSKNFSNYPRGNAFREIFDILGDGFSNTDGDIWQFHHNTIMSLFKSPSFHTLLEETIWNKVEKGLMPVLEYVSKQEVEIDLQDIFQRFAFDTICLLLFDSDPKSMSRDFPCIPCEKALSEIEEAILHRYILPPRFWKIQNVLGMGHEKKLSNAWETVDEFIYKCLAEKRKEFSKLNSGTEEEEFRLSTAFLRSYKGQSGSSGDQNKFLRDTLLNLLVAGRDTNSSTLSWLFYLLSKNPMVVNKIFEELQTQLKGKDIHAIELNKLVYLHGALCESLRLFPPVPFQIKTPSQPDVLPSGQRVDHNTSIILSFYSMGRMKSIWGEDCMEFKPERWISVGGGINHQPSYKFPAFNAGPRTCLGKHMSFTQMKIVAATIIYHYHVDIVEGQLVFPSDSIILKMKNGLRARLTKRSESLGLEKIGGSLRRRRVCRSVEGRRKRSVRDRRVLFLVCLAAVIGGVMVFRSAVVVVDVPVKTTGVTGDKHLCSVAVSSDERRKNVAVRLLVAGLRGWYTTGDNSRWWLWIRLVWQGEKTEEAGGLFSLSVESLLNKGDRKKVKKEKTRCNIMVLEFKSGDLDVTGWVIDP